The Lewinella sp. 4G2 nucleotide sequence TTGCGCAGAAGCCGTGGGCAACACATTACTGAGACATCGATCGTCAGCTACCGCGATCGTGCAGACTTTTGGTCCGTCGCCTTCACCAGCGTAGGAATGCTTTTCGGCATTCTTGGCCTGCTGACCGGCGCGCTGTGGGCCAAGTACACCTGGGGCAGTTTCTGGAGTTGGGACATCAAGCAATTCACGACCCTGATCGCGCTGTTGATTTACGCGGGCTATTTCGCCCTGAGGGCCGCCATTCAAGATCCGGAACAACGAGCCCGTTTGAGCGCTAGCTACAACATCTTCGCTTTCGCGGCCTTGATTCCTCTGATCTACATCATTCCGCGGATCTCAGGTAATTCTTTGCACCCCGGTGCCGCCGGTAACCCAGCGTTGGGTGGTGAGGACCTGGATAACACCATGCGGATGATCTTTTACCCGATCATTATTGGCTGGACGCTGATGGGTTTTTGGATGGCTGGGATCAAGTATAGATTGACGGTAGCTCAAGAGAAACTCGATTTACGGCATTCTTGATCTTAGGGAATCAGTCTTCACTAATTGCGTGAAACAGTTAGCGCATCACCTATACGCACCATGAGCATGGGTAACAATATTGACAATCTGCGGCAGGCACTGGCCGCTTCCCCTGATAATGAGTACATCCGCCGGCTGCTGATTGAGGCGTTGCGGGAAGAGGGCGGACACCACGCCGAACTGGACAAGGAGTTAAACCACCTGATCCGCAAGGAACCTTTCGCGATGGACCTGAAGGAGTACCTCATTGAGAGCTACTTCGCGCAGGAGAAGTATTCCACCTGCCTCATCATTTTTGAAGAGGTGGACGACCCGGTATTGCTTTCCCCCGCCGTACGCGTCCTCATCGCCAAAGCTTACCTGAAGGATGGTGATCAAACCCGGGCCGGAGAAGTCTACCGCAATGCCGTAGATGACGACGATGAGGTAGCCGACGACGAACTCGACGGCCTCTTCCGCCTGGGCCGCGACATCGACTTCACCCTGGAAGCTTTCGAGGATGACAGCCGCCTGATGGAGAAGCCCGACACCAGTTTCACTGACGTTGGTGGAATGGAACAGGTGAAGCGAGAGATCGACCTGAAGATCATCCAACCCCTGAAGCACGCGGACTTGTACAAGAGCTATGGCAAGAAGGTGGGTGGCGGGATCCTGCTTTACGGCCCACCCGGTTGTGGAAAGACCTTCATCGCCCGGGCCACCGCCGGACAGATCGATGCTAACTTCATCAGCGTTGGTCTAAACGACGTACTCGATATGTGGATCGGCAATTCCGAGAAGCAACTCGCCGAATACTTTGACCTGGCGCGCCGGAAAGCACCCTGCGTCCTGTTCTTCGACGAAGTGGATGCCCTCGGGGCGAAGCGTTCCGATATGCGGCAATCCGCCGGTCGCAACCTCATCAACCAGTTCCTGGCCGAGCTGGATGGCATCGAGGCGAATAACGATGGTCTCCTCATCATTGGCGCCACGAACGTCCCCTGGCACCTGGACAGCGCCTTCCGCCGTCCGGGCCGCTTTGACCGCATTATTTTCGTCCCGCCGCCGGACGAGCAGGGTAGGGAGGCCATCCTGAAACTGAAGTTGGAGGGCAAGCCGCTGGGTAAGGTTGACTACACCAAGGTTGCCCGCGCCACGAAGGATTTCTCTGGCGCCGATCTGAATGCGGTGATTGATATCGCCGTGGAAACGATCCTGGAAAAGGCGATCCAAACAGGCGTACCAGAACCGATCCAAACCAAACATTTGCTGGACGCCGCGAAGCGCCACCGCCCTTCGACTACAGAGTGGTTTACGACGGCACGGAATTACGCTACCTTCGCGAATAAGGGAGGTTTGTACGATGATATTTTGAAGCATTTGAAGTAGGAGAGGAATAGTGGACATAGGTGCATCCAAGTATACCTACCAAGTCTCCTAGCCCTCTCCCCCGGCCCCTCTCCAGAGGAGAGGGGAGACGTCGTGAGGCGTCCATTTAGGATAGTCCATCCTTTTAACAGTAGAAATACATGTCACCCGAAGCCCTTCAACAAAGACTCGACTTCTTTCTTCAACAGGACCGGCTGCCGGAAGCCCGGGATTTGTTGGAGACCTACCTGGCTACCAGCCCCGATGATGGCTACGCGCTAATCATGTACACCAAGGTCTTACTGAGCACCGGGGACAAGGAAAAAGCCCGAGAGATCATGGGGCCATTGTTGGCGGAAAACCCCGACAATACCGTCGTTCTTTACCTCGCCGCCGAG carries:
- a CDS encoding ATP-binding protein, with product MGNNIDNLRQALAASPDNEYIRRLLIEALREEGGHHAELDKELNHLIRKEPFAMDLKEYLIESYFAQEKYSTCLIIFEEVDDPVLLSPAVRVLIAKAYLKDGDQTRAGEVYRNAVDDDDEVADDELDGLFRLGRDIDFTLEAFEDDSRLMEKPDTSFTDVGGMEQVKREIDLKIIQPLKHADLYKSYGKKVGGGILLYGPPGCGKTFIARATAGQIDANFISVGLNDVLDMWIGNSEKQLAEYFDLARRKAPCVLFFDEVDALGAKRSDMRQSAGRNLINQFLAELDGIEANNDGLLIIGATNVPWHLDSAFRRPGRFDRIIFVPPPDEQGREAILKLKLEGKPLGKVDYTKVARATKDFSGADLNAVIDIAVETILEKAIQTGVPEPIQTKHLLDAAKRHRPSTTEWFTTARNYATFANKGGLYDDILKHLK